A single window of Callithrix jacchus isolate 240 chromosome 6, calJac240_pri, whole genome shotgun sequence DNA harbors:
- the LOC144576585 gene encoding uncharacterized protein LOC144576585 produces MAGATSRGPRRQWKNGSSPPHRLRAPGQDCEAQGAGRGIWWNRSGPDGRQGATSAPWHLCRARAAAAASPSRGIPDLRGRRQSSPHPRDRAGPRPASPRTQELPKVSHAPACVLRVLPAGPEASSRRCCPHRSSSPQRGSARSNSALWRAPLRAAAPTGQETE; encoded by the exons ATGGCGGGCGCCACTTCCCGCGGGCCGAGGAGGCAGTGGAAGAACGGGTCGTCTCCGCCTCACCGTCTCCGAGCGCCCGGCCAGGACTGCGAGGCGCAGGGCGCCGGACGCGGGATCTGGTGGAACCGCAGCGGCCCGGATGGGCGACAAGGAGCGACTAGCGCCCCCTGGCACCTCTGCCGagcccgcgccgccgccgccgcgtcCCCGTCCCGCGGGATTCCAGACCTGAGGGGGCGGAGGCAGTCGTCTCCGCACCCCCGAGACCGGGCCGGACCGCGCCCCGCCTCTCCGAGGACGCAGGAACTCCCGAAGGTCTCCCACGCTCCAGCCTGCGTCCTCCGCGTCCTCCCCGCCGGTCCCGAGGCCTCCAGTCGGCGCTGCTGCCCTCACCGCTCTTCCTCCCCCCAGCGCGGCTCTGCCCGGTCCAACAGCGCACTCTGGCGGGCGCCCCTAAGAGCTGCAG CCCCTACAGGTCAGGAAACAGAGTGA